From Acidimicrobiales bacterium, one genomic window encodes:
- a CDS encoding DUF222 domain-containing protein, with protein MGLAELDDLSEAIRLAAKVDFAGLAGVEVEASAVVVQRLKAQLAALEAEVVGAYDASMQWAAGQHRSVKVALRHRCRMHGGEASSVVSLARALRSMPGTALALSDGVITANHARRLARAASRPEFAEAEAFLLAKAGSLSFRDFERAVAYWEQVVDEARRGDDPEPPDPREVNREAHVSTTLADMVRVDAWLDPVGGATFAEALRRIESELFDADWQQAKAEYGDAVTVDRLWRTPAQRRADALVEMAVRASTAPVGGARPRPLVIIHADIDTFTIALSNYLGVEGPAPVGGVERLCELDDGTVISPTRMIEQALAGHVRRLVFASPGVILDYGRTQRLFTGALREAVCARDRVCDHDGCDIPARRCEIDHVQPWDHGGHTSHHNGKARCSFHHRNRKPRPG; from the coding sequence ATGGGTTTGGCGGAGTTGGATGATCTGAGTGAGGCGATACGGCTGGCGGCGAAGGTCGACTTCGCGGGTCTGGCGGGGGTCGAGGTCGAGGCGTCGGCGGTGGTGGTGCAGCGGTTGAAGGCGCAGTTGGCCGCGTTGGAGGCCGAGGTGGTCGGGGCGTACGACGCGTCGATGCAGTGGGCGGCAGGGCAGCATCGTTCGGTGAAGGTGGCGTTGCGGCATCGGTGCCGGATGCATGGCGGTGAAGCGTCGTCGGTGGTGTCGCTGGCGCGTGCGTTGCGCTCGATGCCGGGCACTGCGTTGGCGCTTTCGGATGGGGTGATCACGGCGAATCATGCCCGTCGGTTGGCGCGGGCGGCGTCTCGGCCGGAGTTCGCCGAGGCGGAGGCGTTCCTGCTCGCCAAGGCGGGGTCGTTGTCGTTTCGAGATTTCGAGCGGGCGGTGGCGTATTGGGAGCAGGTGGTCGACGAGGCCCGCCGGGGCGACGACCCCGAACCGCCCGATCCGCGTGAGGTCAACCGGGAGGCGCACGTGTCGACGACGCTGGCCGACATGGTCCGGGTCGATGCGTGGTTGGATCCGGTCGGTGGTGCCACGTTCGCCGAGGCGCTGCGCCGTATCGAGAGCGAGTTGTTCGACGCCGATTGGCAACAGGCCAAGGCCGAATACGGCGACGCGGTCACCGTTGATCGTCTGTGGCGCACCCCGGCGCAGCGCCGCGCTGATGCGTTGGTGGAGATGGCGGTGCGGGCGTCGACCGCACCGGTCGGCGGGGCCCGGCCACGGCCGTTGGTGATCATCCATGCCGACATCGACACGTTCACGATCGCCCTGTCGAACTATCTCGGTGTCGAAGGCCCGGCCCCGGTCGGCGGCGTGGAGCGCTTGTGCGAGCTCGACGACGGCACCGTCATCTCACCCACCCGCATGATCGAACAGGCGTTGGCCGGCCATGTCCGCCGACTCGTGTTCGCATCACCCGGCGTGATCCTCGACTACGGCCGCACGCAACGGCTCTTCACCGGCGCCCTACGAGAGGCCGTGTGTGCCAGAGACCGGGTCTGCGACCACGACGGCTGCGACATCCCGGCCCGACGATGCGAGATCGACCACGTTCAGCCCTGGGACCACGGCGGCCACACCAGCCACCACAACGGCAAAGCTCGCTGCAGCTTCCACCATCGGAACCGGAAACCCAGACCCGGCTAA
- a CDS encoding fumarate hydratase, whose amino-acid sequence MTEFAYSDLLPVGPDTTEYRLLPTVGVSTVDVDGTTLLKVDPEVLQMLAREAMHDIAHYLRTEHLEQLASILDDPEASPNDVFVATELLRNANIAAAGVLPMCQDTGTAIVMGKKGDQVLTLADDAEWISKGIFDTYTQTNLRYSQLAPLSMFEEKNTGNNLPAQIELYTKPGSSYEFLFMAKGGGSANKSFLFQKTKALLNETSLVDFLDESLRAIGTSACPPYHLALVVGGTSAEFNLKTAKLASAHYLDALPTTGDAATGHGYRDLEWEQKILEQTREFGIGAQFGGKYFCHDIRVIRLPRHGASNPVGIAVSCSADRQARAKITADGVFLEQLETDPARFLPEAADDELSTEVIEVDLNQPMDAIRNQLSRYPVKTRLSLTGTLVVGRDIAHAKIKERLDAGEPMPQYLKDHAIYYAGPAKTPEGYASGSFGPTTAGRMDSYVEQFQAAGGSMVMLAKGNRSRQVTEACAAHGGFYLGSIGGPAARLAKDSIRSVEVLEFPELGMEAVWKIEVEDFPAFIVVDDKGNDFYAEVTTPVKLR is encoded by the coding sequence ATGACCGAGTTCGCCTACTCCGATCTCCTGCCCGTCGGCCCCGACACGACCGAATACCGTCTCCTCCCGACGGTTGGAGTGTCGACCGTCGACGTCGACGGCACGACGCTGCTGAAGGTCGACCCCGAGGTCCTGCAGATGCTCGCCCGCGAAGCGATGCACGACATCGCCCACTATCTGCGGACCGAACATCTCGAACAACTCGCCTCGATCCTCGACGACCCGGAAGCATCGCCGAACGACGTCTTCGTGGCGACCGAACTGTTGCGCAACGCCAACATCGCCGCGGCCGGCGTGCTCCCGATGTGTCAGGACACCGGCACGGCCATCGTCATGGGCAAGAAGGGCGACCAGGTGCTGACCCTCGCCGATGATGCCGAATGGATCTCGAAGGGCATCTTCGACACCTACACCCAGACCAACCTGCGCTACTCCCAGCTCGCTCCCCTGTCGATGTTCGAGGAGAAGAACACCGGCAACAACCTGCCCGCCCAGATCGAGCTCTACACGAAGCCCGGGTCGTCCTACGAGTTCCTGTTCATGGCCAAGGGCGGCGGCTCGGCCAACAAGTCGTTCCTCTTCCAGAAGACCAAGGCCCTGCTCAACGAGACGTCGCTCGTCGACTTCCTCGACGAGTCACTGCGGGCCATCGGCACCTCGGCCTGCCCGCCGTACCATCTCGCCCTCGTCGTGGGCGGTACGTCGGCCGAGTTCAACCTGAAGACGGCAAAGCTCGCCTCGGCCCATTATCTCGATGCGCTCCCGACAACCGGCGACGCGGCGACCGGCCACGGCTATCGCGATCTCGAATGGGAACAGAAGATCCTGGAGCAGACCCGCGAATTCGGGATCGGCGCCCAGTTCGGTGGAAAGTACTTCTGCCACGACATCCGGGTGATCCGACTCCCCCGCCACGGCGCCTCCAACCCGGTCGGCATCGCCGTCTCGTGTTCGGCCGATCGCCAGGCCCGGGCCAAGATCACCGCCGACGGCGTCTTCCTCGAACAGCTCGAGACCGACCCGGCCCGGTTCCTTCCCGAAGCCGCCGACGACGAGCTCTCGACCGAGGTCATCGAGGTGGATCTCAACCAGCCGATGGACGCGATCCGCAACCAGCTCAGCCGGTATCCGGTCAAGACCCGCCTCTCGCTCACCGGCACCCTCGTCGTCGGCCGCGACATCGCCCACGCCAAGATCAAGGAACGTCTCGACGCCGGCGAGCCGATGCCGCAGTACCTCAAGGACCATGCGATCTACTACGCCGGTCCGGCCAAGACCCCTGAGGGCTACGCCTCCGGCTCGTTCGGCCCCACCACCGCCGGCCGCATGGACTCCTATGTCGAACAGTTCCAGGCCGCCGGTGGCTCGATGGTCATGCTGGCCAAGGGCAACCGCTCCCGCCAGGTGACCGAGGCGTGCGCCGCCCACGGCGGCTTCTACCTCGGCTCGATCGGCGGCCCCGCCGCTCGTCTCGCCAAGGACTCGATCCGCAGCGTCGAGGTCCTCGAGTTCCCCGAGCTCGGCATGGAGGCCGTGTGGAAGATCGAGGTCGAGGACTTCCCCGCCTTCATCGTGGTCGACGACAAGGGCAACGACTTCTACGCCGAGGTCACCACCCCGGTGAAGCTGCGCTGA
- the purU gene encoding formyltetrahydrofolate deformylase — MPIHVLTLQCPDRKGIVAAISTALVGLDANILQNAEFSDAATATFCIRTRFEAPLDDADAIADRLSVTASALGGELRVRREDERRRALIMVSKFDHCMLDLLYRHRSGDLPIDIPIVVSNHPDLREIVESHGVAFEEIPVTKDTKPEAERALADIVDRDGIDVVVLARYMQVLSDDFCGRYPARIINIHHSFLPGFKGAKPYHQAWDRGVKLTGATAHFVTADLDEGPIIAQDVEAVSHRHAPEQMVARGRDVERRVLSEAVTAFAEDRIFLLPNGRTVVFE; from the coding sequence GTGCCGATCCACGTCCTGACCCTGCAGTGCCCCGACCGCAAGGGCATCGTGGCCGCCATCTCGACCGCCCTCGTCGGACTCGACGCCAACATCCTCCAGAACGCCGAGTTCAGCGACGCCGCCACGGCGACGTTCTGCATCCGCACTCGCTTCGAGGCACCCCTCGACGACGCCGACGCGATCGCCGACCGGCTCTCGGTGACGGCATCGGCGTTGGGCGGCGAGCTGCGGGTCCGGCGCGAAGACGAGCGGCGTCGGGCGCTGATCATGGTGTCGAAGTTCGACCATTGCATGCTCGACCTGCTCTACCGGCACCGCAGCGGCGATCTGCCGATCGACATCCCGATCGTGGTGTCGAACCATCCCGATCTCCGCGAGATCGTGGAGAGCCACGGCGTCGCCTTCGAGGAGATCCCCGTCACGAAGGACACGAAACCGGAGGCGGAGCGGGCCCTGGCCGACATCGTGGACCGCGACGGCATCGATGTGGTGGTGCTGGCCCGCTACATGCAGGTGCTGAGCGACGACTTCTGCGGTCGGTATCCGGCGCGGATCATCAACATCCACCACTCGTTCCTACCCGGGTTCAAGGGGGCCAAGCCCTACCACCAGGCGTGGGACCGGGGGGTGAAGCTCACCGGGGCGACCGCCCACTTCGTGACGGCCGACCTCGACGAAGGGCCGATCATCGCCCAGGACGTCGAAGCCGTCAGCCACCGTCACGCGCCGGAGCAGATGGTCGCTCGCGGCCGGGATGTCGAGCGTCGAGTGCTGTCCGAGGCGGTCACCGCGTTCGCCGAGGACCGCATCTTCCTGCTCCCCAACGGGCGGACCGTTGTATTCGAATGA
- a CDS encoding amidase, with translation MVDSPWAGDACSLVDAYRSGERSPVEELEASLAAIERSDLNAFAYLDPDTAREAALSADVALPFGGVPFGIKELEQVKGWPYTEASLIFKDRIGAYDTTMVTRLKAAGIVPVGSTTASEFGGLNVSVTKINGVTGNAWDPTRSAGGSSGGSASAVAGGLIPLACGGDGGGSIRIPAGYNGLLGMKGTYGRIPRGPHTSLNPHTVVLGCLARSVRDAARYYDVAAGHDAHDPTSLPRVEGWERNLGTHDLRGRKVVIDPTLGGIAIDDAARAVVEAAADQLVAELGLIRVDLPVEIPRMGGEWMIGNISSLYGEIEHLWPGCAADLTDEIRVAIQLSENLLNMRVAAAAEMARREANEAMARLFDEVDFVLTSTNPGPAFAADAGMSSDAKTFIDYARGSALIQKAFSGVLKTARAVSGVAPRTPQRLLAAGTKGSPELLDMGALTIPANLSGNPAISIPAGDVGGLPIGLQAIGRHHQDALLLDLALHVERERPWPLVATRALA, from the coding sequence ATGGTCGATTCCCCCTGGGCAGGCGATGCCTGCTCGCTCGTCGACGCGTATCGCTCCGGTGAACGCTCGCCGGTTGAGGAGCTCGAAGCATCGCTCGCCGCAATCGAGCGAAGTGATCTCAACGCGTTCGCGTACCTCGACCCCGATACGGCGCGGGAGGCGGCGCTGAGTGCCGATGTGGCGCTGCCCTTCGGCGGCGTGCCGTTCGGGATCAAGGAGCTCGAGCAGGTGAAGGGGTGGCCCTACACCGAGGCGTCGCTGATCTTCAAGGATCGGATCGGGGCCTACGACACGACGATGGTCACGAGGTTGAAGGCTGCAGGGATCGTCCCGGTGGGGTCGACGACGGCCAGCGAGTTCGGCGGGCTCAACGTCAGTGTCACCAAGATCAACGGGGTCACCGGCAACGCGTGGGACCCCACCCGCAGCGCCGGCGGGTCGTCGGGCGGCAGTGCGAGTGCAGTGGCCGGCGGGCTGATTCCGCTCGCCTGTGGCGGCGACGGTGGCGGGTCGATCCGCATCCCCGCCGGCTACAACGGGCTGCTCGGGATGAAAGGCACCTACGGCCGGATTCCGCGCGGCCCCCACACGTCGCTCAACCCGCACACCGTCGTACTGGGCTGCCTCGCCCGTTCGGTGCGAGACGCAGCCCGTTACTACGACGTGGCCGCAGGTCACGACGCCCACGATCCGACCAGCCTTCCCCGTGTCGAGGGATGGGAACGCAATCTCGGGACCCATGACCTGCGCGGCCGGAAGGTCGTGATCGACCCGACCCTCGGCGGCATCGCGATCGACGACGCGGCCCGCGCGGTGGTCGAGGCGGCCGCCGACCAGCTCGTCGCCGAGCTCGGGTTGATCCGGGTCGACCTGCCGGTCGAGATCCCCCGCATGGGAGGCGAGTGGATGATCGGCAACATCAGCAGCCTCTACGGCGAGATCGAGCACCTCTGGCCGGGTTGCGCGGCCGATCTCACCGACGAGATCAGGGTCGCGATCCAGCTGTCGGAGAACCTGCTCAACATGCGCGTGGCGGCGGCCGCCGAGATGGCTCGACGCGAGGCCAACGAGGCGATGGCGCGGCTGTTCGACGAGGTCGACTTCGTCCTCACGTCGACCAACCCGGGGCCTGCATTCGCGGCCGATGCCGGCATGAGCAGCGATGCCAAGACCTTCATCGACTACGCCCGGGGCAGCGCACTGATCCAGAAGGCCTTCAGCGGGGTGCTCAAGACGGCCCGTGCCGTGAGCGGGGTGGCCCCCAGGACGCCGCAGCGATTGCTCGCCGCCGGCACCAAGGGGTCGCCCGAGTTGCTCGACATGGGCGCGCTCACCATCCCCGCCAATCTGTCGGGCAACCCGGCGATCTCGATACCGGCGGGCGATGTTGGCGGCCTCCCGATCGGCCTCCAGGCCATCGGCCGTCATCACCAGGATGCGCTCCTGCTCGACCTGGCGCTCCACGTCGAGCGCGAGCGGCCGTGGCCCCTCGTCGCGACGAGAGCCCTAGCCTGA
- a CDS encoding CapA family protein, with the protein MSTGRRALVGAAFLALFVAGAAVAANTVGNDDEPDAGAVEVLSGQSTSSPSTSSSTSSTTTTTTTTVAPPRTATLAFTGDLLPHGPVVRTGATNQWEATGSDGWDFRPMFDEVRPILSAADLAICHLESPVSSTDTNLSGYPVFNAPRAFVEAAVDAGYDGCSTASNHAFDRGADGVRSTVEVFEQLGIAQAGMAKDAAQDLEPVLYEVNGMVLAHISATYSLNGFVMPDDEPFLVDLIEPDDIIAEAALAKEAGAEFVIVSLHWGNEYQQTPSAAQDQWLAEILPSDEVDLVIGHHAHVVQPIDKVGDEWVVFGLGNFLSNQSANCCVAASQDGMIAHVTLLENELGEIEVDSVSYTPTWVDRSDGYVIRVANGEPGREGIADALATSAARTADVVMSRLGPADGLTERLPG; encoded by the coding sequence GTGAGTACCGGGCGTCGGGCGTTGGTCGGTGCCGCCTTCCTGGCGCTGTTCGTCGCCGGCGCCGCAGTCGCGGCCAACACGGTCGGCAACGACGACGAGCCCGATGCGGGGGCGGTCGAGGTGCTCTCCGGCCAGTCGACCTCGTCGCCGTCGACGAGCTCCTCCACGTCGTCGACGACCACCACAACCACCACCACGGTCGCGCCGCCGCGCACGGCGACGCTCGCGTTCACCGGCGACCTTCTCCCGCACGGCCCGGTGGTGCGGACCGGCGCGACCAACCAATGGGAGGCCACGGGATCCGACGGCTGGGACTTCCGTCCGATGTTCGACGAGGTGCGCCCCATCCTGTCGGCCGCGGATCTGGCCATCTGTCATCTCGAATCGCCGGTGTCGAGCACCGACACCAACCTGAGCGGCTATCCGGTCTTCAACGCACCCAGGGCGTTCGTCGAAGCCGCCGTCGACGCCGGCTACGACGGGTGCAGCACAGCCTCGAACCACGCGTTCGACCGTGGGGCCGACGGTGTGCGTTCCACTGTCGAGGTGTTCGAGCAATTGGGCATCGCCCAGGCCGGCATGGCCAAGGATGCGGCGCAGGATCTCGAGCCTGTGCTCTACGAGGTCAACGGGATGGTCCTCGCCCACATCTCGGCGACGTACTCGCTCAACGGTTTCGTGATGCCCGACGACGAACCGTTCCTCGTCGACCTGATCGAACCGGACGACATCATCGCCGAGGCGGCGCTGGCGAAGGAGGCGGGCGCGGAGTTCGTGATCGTGAGCCTGCACTGGGGCAACGAGTACCAGCAGACCCCGTCCGCCGCGCAGGACCAGTGGCTGGCCGAGATCCTTCCGAGCGACGAAGTCGACCTCGTCATCGGCCACCACGCGCACGTCGTGCAGCCGATCGACAAGGTCGGCGACGAGTGGGTGGTTTTCGGGTTGGGGAATTTCCTGTCGAACCAATCGGCCAACTGCTGTGTGGCCGCGTCGCAGGACGGGATGATCGCCCACGTCACTCTGCTCGAGAACGAGCTCGGCGAGATCGAGGTCGACAGCGTCTCCTACACCCCGACCTGGGTCGACCGTTCCGACGGCTACGTCATCCGTGTGGCCAACGGTGAACCCGGGCGTGAGGGCATCGCCGACGCGTTGGCGACATCGGCCGCCCGCACCGCCGATGTGGTGATGAGCCGCCTCGGTCCGGCGGATGGCCTCACCGAGCGCCTTCCGGGCTGA
- a CDS encoding MBOAT family O-acyltransferase, whose product MVFSSVSFLFYFLPAVALLYAIAPPKARNGVLLVASLLFYTWGSGALVGVLLVSVLVDYVLGFVAARGHDLDSVRLRRLAITGSVVANVGILVWFKYAGWLLTEAADAGVWTGTVPEIVLPIGVSFFTFQSMSYTIDVARGRCEHLVNPLDFALYVTLFPQLIAGPIVRYHEIHEQIHRREHNLANVGEGAIRFAHGLAKKVLVADTVAVVADVAFADASPSAGVAWVGIFAYTVQIYFDFSGYSDMAIGLGKMFGFTFPENFERPYSAVSVTDFWRRWHITLSNWFRDYVYIPLGGGRGAPVAVYRNLLAVFLLTGVWHGANWTFVVWGAYHGSWLLLERRLRLRNTESVRSPAFRRATTLFIVMMGWVLFRAPDLGAAIDYYGALFSFGGFELGPVEPFMTTRVALTLAAATIGVVLLPRHFVAGPALVDPRSRGALVGRALVMLVALPSALLLVASGSFSPFLYFQF is encoded by the coding sequence TTGGTATTCAGCAGCGTCAGCTTCCTGTTCTACTTCCTTCCCGCCGTCGCCCTGCTGTATGCCATCGCCCCGCCGAAGGCCCGCAACGGGGTCCTCCTGGTGGCGAGTCTCCTCTTCTACACATGGGGATCGGGAGCCCTTGTGGGCGTTCTCCTCGTTTCCGTGCTGGTCGACTACGTCCTCGGGTTCGTGGCGGCACGAGGCCACGACCTCGACTCGGTGCGGCTGCGACGCCTTGCGATCACCGGTTCCGTCGTCGCCAATGTCGGAATTCTCGTCTGGTTCAAGTACGCCGGATGGCTGCTGACTGAAGCCGCCGACGCAGGCGTCTGGACCGGCACCGTGCCCGAGATCGTCCTGCCGATCGGGGTTTCGTTCTTCACGTTCCAGTCGATGAGCTACACCATCGACGTTGCGAGGGGCCGCTGCGAACACCTCGTCAATCCGTTGGACTTCGCGCTGTACGTCACCCTCTTCCCTCAGTTGATCGCCGGCCCGATCGTTCGCTACCACGAGATACACGAGCAGATCCACCGGCGCGAACACAATCTCGCAAATGTCGGAGAGGGTGCGATCCGCTTCGCACACGGGCTCGCCAAGAAGGTCTTGGTCGCCGACACCGTGGCCGTGGTCGCCGACGTCGCCTTTGCCGACGCCAGCCCCTCGGCGGGGGTCGCGTGGGTGGGCATCTTCGCCTACACGGTGCAGATCTACTTCGACTTCAGCGGCTACTCCGACATGGCCATCGGGTTGGGAAAGATGTTCGGGTTCACCTTCCCTGAGAATTTCGAACGTCCGTACTCCGCTGTGTCGGTGACCGACTTCTGGCGTCGATGGCACATCACACTCTCGAATTGGTTCCGTGACTACGTCTACATCCCCCTCGGTGGGGGGAGGGGGGCCCCCGTCGCCGTGTATCGCAACCTGCTCGCGGTCTTCCTGCTCACCGGCGTGTGGCACGGAGCGAACTGGACCTTCGTCGTCTGGGGTGCCTACCACGGCAGCTGGTTGCTCCTCGAGCGACGACTCCGACTCCGCAACACGGAGTCCGTGCGATCACCTGCGTTCCGGCGAGCAACCACGTTGTTCATCGTGATGATGGGGTGGGTGTTGTTCCGGGCCCCCGACCTCGGCGCAGCGATCGACTACTACGGTGCGCTGTTCTCCTTTGGGGGGTTCGAACTCGGTCCGGTGGAGCCCTTCATGACGACCCGCGTTGCCCTGACCCTTGCCGCGGCCACGATCGGGGTCGTCCTGCTGCCCCGCCATTTCGTCGCCGGCCCGGCGCTCGTCGATCCCCGCAGCCGCGGTGCACTCGTCGGCCGCGCCCTTGTCATGTTGGTCGCACTCCCGTCTGCGCTGTTGCTGGTGGCTTCCGGCAGCTTCAGTCCGTTCCTGTACTTCCAGTTCTGA
- a CDS encoding EAL domain-containing protein has product MGISRRDLTDFERKLWRLFFEIRIVALGVLGVISLLPSVRVEPIISVFVIGLMVPGNVAMREMTSRLRTAPWWIPIVDSALGAVAISIQPELGPIALIVMLGSTSQAATAGWRPTAIATLIGAPFLVGAMVRYDVPDGLTQTATYVAVSIGVTVFIAVIANAERQGRESNEELLAGIDAVVWEAHPYPFVDAVVTGDTMSVLGIDPARLTGPGAWLSHVPAFDRASVAQQSHAAIDDGRDHELTYRITDADGNLRHVRDRVRVEVDAQGRTTARGVVVDITDEVRVRESNRNLAELVERVPVGLVVVRAETSGQFTTITVNPAFEQLTGRAATDLVHTSITGALTGPGSSDVLELLGDARRTGRSVRRAEAGDLRADGERIISLEAFPISEDLFGLNIVDVTDRVITSRTLRHQALHDDLTGLPNRALLEDRLRHGIDSARRDDKPVALLLLDLNQFKEVNDTLGHDQGDRLLVMVAARLRGALRAVDTVARLGGDEFAVLLTDDVSPRRTLRAAERVLACFDEPHEIDGMSLQCGASLGVAIYPDHGDDAESLRKHADIAMYAAKRRGGGVAVYDPERDRPNLDRLTLVGQLRHAVDNNELEVHYQPVVELSSARVVRVEALVRWAHPERGVIGPGEFIDVAEVSGVIRPLTRWVFETAAGDVRRLERAGFPVDLAVNVSVRNLYEPTFVDGIRGALERTELSGERVVLELTETQVMDDPLLAHGVLDRLRGLGVRGSVDDFGTGHSSLSNLQSLPVSEIKVDKSFVLAMGDGDEAAATIVKSIISLGQNLGLDVVAEGVETPSAMTRLSMLGCDYAQGYLFAHPMPYDELADYLDISRNGVSF; this is encoded by the coding sequence ATGGGTATCTCGCGACGCGACCTGACCGACTTCGAACGAAAGCTGTGGCGTCTCTTCTTCGAGATCCGCATCGTCGCCCTCGGCGTGCTCGGCGTGATCTCCCTGCTGCCCTCGGTCCGTGTGGAGCCCATCATCAGCGTGTTCGTGATCGGGCTGATGGTCCCGGGCAACGTGGCGATGCGCGAGATGACCAGTCGGCTGCGCACCGCCCCCTGGTGGATCCCCATCGTCGACTCCGCCTTGGGCGCGGTCGCCATCTCGATCCAGCCCGAACTCGGACCGATCGCGCTCATCGTCATGCTCGGCTCGACGAGCCAGGCGGCCACGGCGGGCTGGCGGCCCACCGCGATCGCCACACTGATCGGGGCACCGTTCCTCGTCGGCGCGATGGTCCGATACGACGTCCCCGACGGCCTCACCCAGACCGCCACGTATGTCGCGGTGTCGATCGGCGTGACCGTCTTCATCGCGGTGATCGCCAACGCCGAGCGGCAGGGGCGTGAGAGCAACGAGGAGCTTCTGGCCGGCATCGACGCAGTCGTCTGGGAAGCCCACCCGTATCCGTTCGTCGATGCCGTCGTCACCGGCGACACCATGAGCGTCCTCGGCATCGATCCCGCTCGGCTGACCGGCCCTGGCGCCTGGCTCTCCCACGTTCCCGCGTTCGATCGAGCGTCGGTGGCGCAACAGTCCCACGCCGCGATCGACGACGGACGGGACCACGAACTGACGTACCGGATCACCGATGCCGACGGCAATCTGCGCCACGTCCGCGATCGGGTGCGGGTCGAGGTCGACGCTCAGGGCCGCACCACCGCCCGCGGCGTGGTGGTCGACATCACCGACGAGGTGCGGGTGCGCGAATCGAACCGCAATCTCGCCGAGCTCGTCGAACGGGTTCCCGTGGGCTTGGTCGTGGTGCGGGCGGAGACGAGCGGCCAGTTCACCACCATCACCGTCAACCCGGCGTTCGAACAGCTGACCGGCCGGGCGGCCACCGATCTGGTCCACACCTCGATCACCGGGGCCCTCACCGGTCCCGGGAGCAGCGACGTGTTGGAACTGCTCGGCGACGCCCGCCGAACCGGACGGAGCGTCCGTCGTGCCGAGGCGGGAGATCTCCGGGCCGATGGTGAACGGATCATCAGCCTCGAGGCGTTCCCGATCTCCGAGGACCTGTTCGGACTCAACATCGTCGACGTCACCGACCGGGTCATCACGTCCCGCACGCTGCGCCATCAGGCGTTGCACGACGATCTCACCGGACTCCCCAACCGCGCCCTGCTCGAGGATCGTCTGCGCCACGGCATCGATTCCGCTCGCCGCGACGACAAGCCCGTCGCACTCCTGCTGCTCGATCTCAACCAGTTCAAGGAGGTCAACGACACGCTCGGCCACGATCAGGGCGATCGTCTGCTCGTGATGGTCGCGGCGCGTCTGCGCGGTGCGCTCCGCGCCGTCGACACCGTGGCGCGGCTCGGCGGCGACGAGTTCGCCGTTCTGCTGACCGACGACGTGTCGCCCCGCCGCACGCTGCGCGCCGCGGAACGAGTCCTCGCGTGCTTCGACGAACCCCACGAGATCGACGGCATGTCGCTGCAATGCGGCGCCAGCCTCGGCGTCGCGATCTACCCCGACCACGGCGACGACGCGGAATCGCTTCGCAAGCACGCCGACATCGCGATGTATGCGGCGAAACGTCGCGGCGGAGGCGTCGCCGTCTACGACCCCGAACGCGACCGCCCGAATCTCGACCGCCTCACCCTCGTGGGTCAGCTACGACACGCCGTCGACAACAACGAGCTCGAGGTCCACTATCAGCCCGTGGTGGAGTTGTCCTCGGCCCGCGTCGTGCGAGTCGAGGCCCTCGTCCGCTGGGCGCACCCCGAGCGCGGCGTGATCGGCCCGGGCGAGTTCATCGATGTCGCCGAGGTGTCCGGCGTGATCCGACCCCTGACGCGTTGGGTGTTCGAGACTGCCGCCGGCGACGTGCGCCGACTCGAACGAGCCGGCTTTCCGGTCGACCTCGCGGTCAATGTCTCGGTGCGCAACCTCTACGAGCCGACCTTCGTCGACGGCATCCGCGGCGCACTCGAACGCACCGAGCTGAGCGGTGAACGGGTGGTGCTCGAACTCACCGAGACCCAGGTGATGGACGACCCACTCCTGGCCCACGGCGTACTCGACCGTCTACGCGGCCTCGGCGTCCGGGGTTCGGTCGACGATTTCGGGACTGGGCACTCCAGCCTCTCCAACCTCCAGAGCCTCCCCGTGTCCGAGATCAAGGTCGACAAGTCGTTCGTGCTCGCGATGGGCGACGGCGACGAGGCCGCCGCGACGATCGTGAAGTCGATCATCTCGCTCGGGCAGAACCTCGGTCTCGACGTCGTCGCCGAGGGCGTCGAGACACCGTCGGCGATGACGCGGCTCTCCATGCTCGGCTGTGACTACGCGCAGGGCTATCTCTTCGCGCACCCGATGCCCTACGACGAGCTCGCCGACTATCTCGACATCTCGCGCAACGGCGTCTCGTTCTAG